cttaattaagaAGGCATGTATTAAAACCATACTTACCATATTTTCTACTTGgcattgttttaaaaattcCGATAAGCTGTGGCTCATATGGTACAACCACGGCAAACCTATCTCTGCTTATCAAGACACAGTACCCCTTCACTTCCTTTGCAGCTTTCCTACTGTCCAAGCTAGATGTACCACCGATCTTTGAGGGTTCTTTCCCTTTATTTGTGATATCTGCCGTGTTTGAGACAGCTTTAGAAATCTCAGAATTCTTTGTGGATGATGAGGGATTGTTTTGAGGTCGACAAAACTTCAACAAACTGCTTTGAAACGAATTTATTGAAGATGAGTCACTTAAGGTTTTGTTTGCTGAAGTGCCAGCACCTGACGATCCCAAAATTTTTGTACCAGAGTCAATTCGTGAAGAATTTGCCTGACCATTAACTTCTGTGAAAATGTCTGCATTGCTTTTCGCTTGGCCAACATCCGACCGCGAGGTTGCGTTACACTCAGTTGAATGCAGCGACAGCTGTGTTTGTGGCATTGAAGCGTTCCTTGCATAATGTTTGTGCTGCGGGGCTGCGTTAATAAATTTGCCCGTTGCAGACTGTCTGGAAGTTACTGACGAAGTTAACTGTTGTCGTTGAGTCAGAATTGCTGCTCGTTTTTCGAGAGCTTTTCGACGATTCTCCGCAATCCTCTTTCTTTGCTCTTCTGATAAGCTACTGGAAGACATGGATGCTCCGTAATTTGAGTCTGAAACCCTAATAATATTCGTGTCAAACGAATGAATACATGTTTACTCCAAGTCTGTGGTCTTCGAAATCACCGCCATAATGGTAGTGGCTTCATATATGTTACTTTATAATATATCTTGACACTGCGGCACAACATGTTCCCTGTACATGTCAGTGTTACCTAAGATGATACTAACCGCTGACTCATACAAAGTTTGTTCATTGTTACCCACTACGCATTTCGCGATGATTTTATATTGCACAAGCAACGTGGAACTAAGAGCAATGTTGCAGCAACTTATTGTCGAAACTCTCTTGAAATAACCGTGATTctcttttgtaatttttaagtcCTGTTTTTTAGGACTTAAAAGTTATAATATCTTTGTAAAATGCCTTTGTTTACTTGCATCACATGTCGCGTGGCTTTCGCAGATGGTGAAATTCAGCGCCGCCATTACAAGACTGACTGGCATCGCTACAATCTCAAAAGGAAAGTCGCGGAAATGGCCCCCGTAACTGCTGAAGTGTTTGAACAAAAGGTCTTGGCACAGAAAGCCGAACAGGAAGCCCAACAGAAAAGTAAAACGAAGACGATGCATTGTCAGCTATGTGGAAAAACCTTTTCCTCCGAAAATGCGCACAACAACCATTTGAGCTCCAAGAAACACAGAGAAATGGAAGCCGTTAAAGTCAAGAAAGATAAAAGCTGTAGCACTTCAAATCCCGAGGAAAAAAGCAAGCCAATTCACCAGCGTAATGTCGAGCCCAAAAGTGCTTTGTCATCGTCAAATGATCTTAATAACGATGAAGACTTTGACGATGAGGAGGATGATGATGACATCATGGAAGGAGTTGCCCTGGACGTTGAAGACTGTTTGTTCTGTTCACATCATAGTGCTAGCATGGAAGAAAATATGCAGCACATGACACGATACCATAGCTTTTTCGTACCAGACCTAGAATTTGTTGTGGATCTGAAAGGTTTCCTGGAATACCTGGGCGAAAAGGTTGGAATTGGAAACATGTGCCTGTACTGTAATCAAAGAGGTAAGACTTTTTATTCCGTGGAAGCTGCTCAGGCCCACATGATGGACAAAGGTCATACAAAGATTGACTATGATGGAGATGCAGTTTTGGAATATGCTGATTTTTATGACTTCAGCAGTAGTTACCCAGATTATGATCCAAATGGAGACAATGAAAATGGTGAAGTTCAAACCAGAGACAATGCTCTTACAGTTGATGAGGAAACACTGGAGCTTTGTTTACCTTCAGGTGCAAAAGTTGGCCATCGGAGTTTGCACTACATCTACAAACAGAGTCTTCCTCCTGAAAGGAACCGTCACTCTAAAGTGATCCGAGGGATCATGGCTGATTATAAAGCTCTTGGCTGGCATGGTACCATTGGAACTGCCACACGGCAGAAAGTGAAGGACATAAGGGTCAAGAATGAGAAGCTGGCAAAAAGAAGGGTTGATGTCTCTGTGAAAGCTAATAAACTACAAAAGCATTTCAGACCTCAGGTTGTTTTCTAAGCAGCTAGTAGAAAATTATGTTCTCTTTGGACCTGAAATTAGTAAATGTTAATGCTGGACTTGCTAATGTCATAGTTTTCCATCATAGTTATGATAAGCATATTATTGTACTTGTACCCAAGAAGCCTAGGTTACCATGACAGAACTCACAGGTTTGCATTAATTTAATATTCTGAATTTCAGCAGAATTAAAAAAGTTTGCTTAGGAGTACAACTGTACTTATCATTGGAGATTaccttcttttcttttgtaatataAATCAAATGAGTCTTTGTTGCATGTTATAATGGTCAGATTATCCAGGGGGGTTAATACCAAAATCTACTGACAGCAGACTGCAAGAAGTGGTTTATTGTTCATGTTTCCATGGTTAATGTGTATatcaatcacaataattattgctttttcaaaaagttggtTGCGTGTATTGCACCCACGAGATAAAGCTCTGTTTATTGCACAATGCTGTTATTTTTTTGCTGATTCTGTAACCTACAAGAATTTTAATAAAAGCAATTATATCTTGTGGCCACTTTACAGTTTCCTTGATCCATTAATTCGTGTCTTCGGCTCGGCCATGTTGCCGATGATGGAATGATGTTGGACATACTTGTGTGTGAAATTGTGCAATTACAATAATTCCTTGGCAACAGGCTTAGGAACAACTGAAAGGATTTTGCACTTCTAGTTTAAGATAGTCAAAGTTCCTCTCTGAAACCTTTCAGCTGTTCACCCAATGCCTAAAAATTACAGTGTATTATGTTAGTTGTATACTCAACCTTTTCTTTAGAGTGCTATACAGCAATTACCCTGCCTTTTGTGCAAAAATATTTCCACATCACTCTGAAACCTTCTCTCTTGCCTTCGTGTGCATTATACACACTGTATCTTTGGCTTCAACGATAACCTCTGGAAATGTGCAAATAATTTCGAAATTATAGCACAAAGTCACGGTTCAAACAAATGAtagcatttttcattttactgaaggaaatgaaaataaaaacccTCACTTTGTGCTTTGTTCTTGTACATTTCAAAATTAGGTTTTAGGAGGTCTTCAACACACATCTTGGGTCATGCAAAATAACAGCTAAGTgcaataatatcattattgttGGTGggtgaagaaaagaaaataactgaTGTTTTACTCTCATCAAGCAGCTTGATGAGGATGATGTCAGGCAAAAATACTATTGTATAACTTGAAGAATTCTTTAAAGATGCTTTTGTGGTTTCTTGACATCTCTTAaaccaataaaataattaaattattcaTCTTCAAGTTGGCGCTTATGGCAAGTAAAATCCAAAGTCCGCTTGCCTTGAATTATTTTGAATGTTACGAAAACCGCCCTCAATACCATTGTCTCTTCAAGTAATTTTGTCCCCATCAAGGAAGGTATCATGTTGACCCAAACAGCTTGCACGTTGCACTTGGATAATCTTGAATGTTATCATAAATTCTAACTACATCTATGTGATCCTCAAGAGTTTCTATGAGTTTCTCTGCTTGTTGCAAAAGTTCATTCGAAAGAGAAACAAGTGTGTGAGGAACATATTCCAGTTCTGATGAAATGGATGCCTTGGGAAACTTTTGTGACAACTGATCGTAAACTTGTTTGGTGTCTTCAACTGGacataaaaactgaaaaacaacaacagtagAATTGATGCAACATTTAGCAAATTTGGCAGTTACAGTATACCCAGAAAATGAACTTGATCAAcacatttgataaaaccaaattttcacacTCCAGTACAAACATGCACTCAACatgttaaattttattttgaattccTCATAACTGCAGGTACAGCtgcagaaatgaaaattttgcagGGCCTGAGATCAAGCACCCATTTAACAGAATAAAACGTTTTTAATAACATTAATACgctataataataacaaataattattattcattatcatCAACAATTTTGTTCATCATCCAACTCAAATTACCTTTATATTCTTTACACCAGTTTCTGCCTCAGAGAAAAACACATTTTCAGCTCCAATATCGATTGCTATATCTTCAGCCTACAGTTAAAGATAAGGTAAACATGTTTAACCTAAAAAATGGCATTTCTTATTTAACTTTACTTTATCACTTTTAAACTTTGTAGTTTAACTTAaatgatgcaattgaatgtatCCCCTTGAGTGAGATTTCTATGGCATAACATCAATATTCTGGTCAAATTAATTATATTAACTAATATgcaattgcaataattattacaataataatcattaaaaTTAAATCTGACTTACTTCATCTATAGAATTCTCATCAGGGTAGTTGGACAAATTGTGCTTGCCTTCCACAAAAAGAAAGTCTTGCATAGTTATTACTCCTACAATATAAGTGTTGATATGGCCATGTAAAAAAtctcaactgcaaaacaatgCAATGTTGATTATGCAAATTATAAACTATAGAAATATTcaacaatattaataaatatCATTgaatatataatattaataaatattaattaatagcTTCAACTGCGGTGTGCCTTCAAGGAGTTCAGCTGTTGACAGAAATTCTCTAGTGGGGCAGTGAACTAAACAGTAAACTAAACATCTATGGAAACCTTGCCTCAAAGTTAACATTATTCTAATCTTCTTACTGTAGGTGTCTAATAATACATGAGTTTGAATCAGAGATTCTTCCCTCGGACTGATACATGCTTCTGCTGTCCAGGCATGATAATTCATCAGTTGTGTATCGTTTTTATCGTCTTTCTCAGACACCACAAGACTCTGAAGAGCCACACAGCTACAGTACCGGTATATATTTTGTGATCAAACTTAAAAATGacatttcatttgaactgtggatggaaacaatattaattataatgatctttgcagtttgCGTCACTACATGTAAGCAGCAGCAAACGAtaggcctgaacaggactcaAACCTGTTAAATGCTCAGAGAACTGCTTAATTAAGTAGCACATGCagactgcgaagatcattagtTAACATTAAAATTAGTGTATATTTTCATAGAGAGTGAATCCCTaacatgaataaattattttcctAGTCAACCAGTGATATCTTATGCCATGCCTCTTAAAACTGCAACCAACTTCATTTGTTTTCTATGGTTAGCTGTTATAAACCAAGATTATTTGAAGAACCTGATGATGCACAGCTATTGATGATCAAAGTGAAAAATTCTCCACTCTgaacaacaacatcaacagaTTACTTGGAAGTGCAACAAGAATTGACAAACTGTCAAGATGTCAAACTATGGGAAAAATATGTcttgaaatcatttttttttttttggaaaaagcaTTTTcactaacattaattttgtcttccaataatattattattatgactggGGCAGTGACAAATCGCACATAATTTTAtcgtaaaataattttaaaaatgtatcTTATTCAGCAAGGAGATCGATTGCAAAAAACCTTCAGACCATTTGATCATGGAAAAAAATGGTGAACCTCACCTCACCTCACCTTTGTGATCATATTGAAATGTGACTGATCCACCATCTTTTAATAGGCCTctaaaaaagaattaaaatttattgaagCAAAATAGACAACATACCATCACTTTTGAAAAATaatacagtcaaacctcgattatccagactcgttgggacctcagtaaaaagtccggataattgagagtccagataatcgaaaatatgaatattaatgagacaacaatgtaaacaaaagaaataaagatagcacatttttaattacaatactgaaccaatcaaaattcagctgaatgcatcagaatgctctttgtcgccgagcgctaaatcttttgaaagcgaagcggtaaatgcgctgttttgaacacacttttcttgattttaaacattttttacctctgaaagcttttgagatcaaagctcattaatattcatgtaaaaaacgggaccagagaaaaagtccggataatcgaaaagtccggataatcgaggtccggataatcgaggttcgactgtagcaAGAATAATGCACACATGATCTTATTTTAGTGGAGCAGGACAGTATTTTCAAATATtccacaataatattaaaagaatacttattattatagttaaaaataattattataagcaaaGTGCTATACAGTGTAAGCTCAGGGTTttcaaaagcaattttttaacTCCCAAGTACATGTTAGTTTGTGATGATGTCATAGATCAAAAATATGGTGGAAATGCATTCTGGTTATTTTTATTCTcctcattataataattattgtattataaTGTTTTCAATCTTGAAAAACCTGTATGCTTGGGAACATCATCACTGC
The nucleotide sequence above comes from Acropora muricata isolate sample 2 chromosome 12, ASM3666990v1, whole genome shotgun sequence. Encoded proteins:
- the LOC136892135 gene encoding cytoplasmic 60S subunit biogenesis factor ZNF622-like gives rise to the protein MPLFTCITCRVAFADGEIQRRHYKTDWHRYNLKRKVAEMAPVTAEVFEQKVLAQKAEQEAQQKSKTKTMHCQLCGKTFSSENAHNNHLSSKKHREMEAVKVKKDKSCSTSNPEEKSKPIHQRNVEPKSALSSSNDLNNDEDFDDEEDDDDIMEGVALDVEDCLFCSHHSASMEENMQHMTRYHSFFVPDLEFVVDLKGFLEYLGEKVGIGNMCLYCNQRGKTFYSVEAAQAHMMDKGHTKIDYDGDAVLEYADFYDFSSSYPDYDPNGDNENGEVQTRDNALTVDEETLELCLPSGAKVGHRSLHYIYKQSLPPERNRHSKVIRGIMADYKALGWHGTIGTATRQKVKDIRVKNEKLAKRRVDVSVKANKLQKHFRPQVVF